CGTTCACCGAGGAGCAGATGGATGCCGGGAATCCGTGATAACCCAGGAACGACGGCACCGCACCGGCACCCCGGATCACCGATTCGGCGACCTGGTCCAGTTCGAGCGTCGACACGCCCGCCTTGGCCGCATCACGCACCGCGACCAACGCGGCGCCCACGATCGAGCCCGCGGCAGCCATGGCATCGAGCTCGCCGGCGGTGCGCTGCTCCACCGTCTTCTTGCGGCCGAAGAGACCCACTAACGACCCACTACTGACTCGCCTGCTACCGGACCAAGGCCTGCGAGGTGCGCGCGAACACCTCGTCCACCGTGCCGACGGCATCGATGGTCTGCAGCACGCTCTGGTAGTACTCCAGCAACGGCGCGGTCTCGTCGCGGTACACGTTGAGCCGGTTGCGAATGATGTCCTCGGTGTCGTCCGCGCGGCCACGGCCCAGCAGCCGCTGCACCAGCTCTTCGACCGGTACCCGGAACTCCAGCACGGCGTCGATCTTCACGCCGCGAGCCTCTTCCATCGCGGCCAGCGCATCCGCCTGGTCCACGGTGCGCGGGAAGCCGTCGAGAATGAAGCCGTCGGCAGCATCGGCCTCGTCGAGGCGCGCTTCGACCATCTTGTTGGTGACCTCGCTGGGCACCAGGTCTCCGGCGTCCAGGTACTGCTTGGCCTGGATTCCCAGCTCGGTGCCCTCGCTGATGTTCGATCTGAACAGGTCGCCGGTGGAGATCTGCGGAATGCCGAACTTCTCCGAAATCAGTTGCGCCTGCGTACCTTTGCCTGCCCCTGGCGGGCCGAGTAACACCACTCTCACTTGAGGAACCCTTCGTAGTTACGCTGCATCAACTGGCTTTCGATCTGCTTCACAGTATCGAGGCCGACGCCGATCATGATCAGTACCGCGGTGCCGCCGAACGGCAGGTTCTGCAGGCCGCCCGAGTTGCCGATCTGCAAGAACAGGTTGGGCAGGATGGCAATGATGCCCAAGTAGATCGAGCCCGGCCACGTGATGCGGTTCAGCACGTAGCGCAGATAGTCGGCGGTCGCCCGTCCGGGACGGATACCGGGGATGAAGCCACCGAACTTGTTCATCTCGTCGGCACGCTCGTCGGGGTTGAACGTGATCGACACGTAGAAGAACGTGAAGAACACGATGAGCGTGAAGTAGATCAGGATGTACCAGTAGTTGCTGGGGTCGGTCAGGTAGGTGCTGACGAATCGGTCCCACCAGCCGGTCTTCTCCTTGCCACCGCTGCGCACCAGCTGGGTGATCAGACCCGGGATGTACAGCAACGAGGAAGCGAAGATCACCGGGATAACACCGGCCTGGTTGACCTTCAACGGCAGATAGGTGGACGTACCGCCGTACATGCGACGGCCCACCATGCGCTTGGCGTACTGGACGGGGATGCGGCGCTGGCCCTGTTCGACGAACACCACACCGACCACGATGAGCAGCGCGGCCACACACACCGCGGCGAAGGTGACGCCACCGCGGCTGTCGAGGATGGTCTTGCCCTCGGCCGGGATGCGTGCGGCGATACCGGCGAAGATCAGCAGCGACATGCCGTTGCCGATTCCGCGTTCGGTGACCATTTCACCGAGCCACATCACCAAGGTGGATCCCGCGGTCATGACCAGGACCATCACGGTCAGCGAGA
The nucleotide sequence above comes from Mycobacteroides saopaulense. Encoded proteins:
- a CDS encoding adenylate kinase, which translates into the protein MRVVLLGPPGAGKGTQAQLISEKFGIPQISTGDLFRSNISEGTELGIQAKQYLDAGDLVPSEVTNKMVEARLDEADAADGFILDGFPRTVDQADALAAMEEARGVKIDAVLEFRVPVEELVQRLLGRGRADDTEDIIRNRLNVYRDETAPLLEYYQSVLQTIDAVGTVDEVFARTSQALVR
- the secY gene encoding preprotein translocase subunit SecY, which encodes MLSAFVSALRTADLRRKILFTIGVVVLYRMGATLPSPGVNYANVKYCVEQVSSGDSAQIYSLINLFSGGALLQLSVFAVGVMPYITASIIVQLLTVVIPRFEQLRKEGQSGQAKMTQYTRYLSVALALLQSTSIVALGASGNLLQGCDRKDEIVSDQSIFSLTVMVLVMTAGSTLVMWLGEMVTERGIGNGMSLLIFAGIAARIPAEGKTILDSRGGVTFAAVCVAALLIVVGVVFVEQGQRRIPVQYAKRMVGRRMYGGTSTYLPLKVNQAGVIPVIFASSLLYIPGLITQLVRSGGKEKTGWWDRFVSTYLTDPSNYWYILIYFTLIVFFTFFYVSITFNPDERADEMNKFGGFIPGIRPGRATADYLRYVLNRITWPGSIYLGIIAILPNLFLQIGNSGGLQNLPFGGTAVLIMIGVGLDTVKQIESQLMQRNYEGFLK